From a single Rosa rugosa chromosome 7, drRosRugo1.1, whole genome shotgun sequence genomic region:
- the LOC133723329 gene encoding uncharacterized protein At4g13230: MASLTTKLGAIARTPTSRIFSRRIQVGSQQGRDALQQGANEARNTAEQVANQSNDMAGKVSATAQDVTEKAKQTVQDAWGSAKDTAQKAADNVMGKAQESKEFVKENAEQVKKSMNTKGPIN; the protein is encoded by the exons ATGGCAAGCCTCACCACCAAACTTGGAGCAATTGCAAGGACTCCAACTTCTAGGATTTTTTCGAGACGGATTCAA gtgggttcgcaGCAAGGAAGAGACGCACTACAACAAGGAGCAAATGAAGCTAGGAATACTGCTGAACAG GTGGCAAATCAGAGCAATGATATGGCTGGGAAGGTGTCTGCAACAGCACAAGATGTGACAGAGAAAGCAAAGCAGACAGTGCAGGATGCATGGGGCTCAGCTAAGGACACTGCCCAGAAGGCGGCCGACAACGTCATGGGAAAGGCACAAGAATCAAAGGAGTTCGTCAAAGAAAATGCAGAGCAGGTCAAGAAAAGCATGAACACCAAGGGTCCTATCAATTAA
- the LOC133720814 gene encoding F-box/kelch-repeat protein At3g23880-like yields MAKELEHTSNVGLEGALSSPSPSWAGGFDDELIAHEILSRLPVKSLVRFRCVCKSWLALTSDPKFAREHASRAGSRLKLLETVNPTRSIDFRAILDDDDRVDYAVLPEVPSLCVLGSCNGLICREEVGLICQEEVDDGLILQQDEEEVEREEEKEEKEDEEEDEEKEEKENEEEEDEEENDVDRDLIIWNPSTQDTYKLPKIKIICRRDRDFYGFGYDSTNEDYKVIIGLNNSESGSDWESGSDWETESDWETEIRASNLPTATLAVFTSKTGSWKIVQNLNNVGECYGPGRLLNGALHWLEHSFSRFTIISFDLAEEKFQRLLSPPDICTTERTIDVGIGTTIGNSLFLYVYDWGRHELQTGIAITIWVMKEYGVNESWTRTVQIPSLSLSPHLEFRYRPILILENGKVLMKRISHSTLTWILENGKKVSKMSSERRQLVLYDPEENSQKEYRRLLHDYDYRNSPVLYLETLVSPNIGS; encoded by the coding sequence ATGGCAAAGGAGCTTGAACACACATCCAATGTAGGGCTTGAAGGAGCTTTGAGCAGTCCCTCTCCCTCATGGGCTGGTGGTTTTGACGATGAACTAATTGCTCATGAGATACTGTCGAGGCTTCCGGTCAAATCTTTAGTACGGTTTCGTTGTGTATGCAAGTCGTGGCTTGCTCTAACCTCTGATCCCAAATTTGCTAGGGAGCACGCCAGCAGGGCCGGCAGCAGGTTGAAGCTGCTTGAGACAGTCAATCCCACCAGATCCATAGACTTCAGAGCAATATTAGACGATGATGATCGGGTGGATTATGCTGTTCTACCAGAAGTGCCAAGTTTATGTGTCCTGGGTTCCTGCAATGGCTTGATATGCCGGGAAGAAGTCGGCTTGATTTGCCAAGAAGAAGTTGACGACGGGTTGATATTGCAACAAGACGAGGAAGAAgtggagagagaggaagagaaagaggaAAAGGAAGACGAAGAGGAAGACGAGGAGAAAGAGGAAAAGGAAAACGAAGAAGAGGAAGACGAGGAGGAGAACGACGTTGATCGTGATCTTATCATATGGAATCCTTCTACTCAAGATACATACAAGttacccaaaatcaaaataatttgTCGCCGCGACCGCGACTTTTATGGATTTGGTTATGATTCCACCAATGAAGATTACAAGGTTATAATAGGCCTTAACAACAGTGAAAGTGGAAGTGACTGGGAAAGTGGAAGTGACTGGGAAACTGAAAGTGACTGGGAAACTGAAATTAGGGCTTCCAATCTCCCAACAGCCACACTTGCAGTCTTTACATCAAAAACAGGTTCATGGAAGATAGTTCAAAATCTCAACAACGTTGGAGAGTGCTATGGGCCGGGGCGCTTATTGAACGGAGCTCTACATTGGCTAGAGCACAGCTTTTCAAGATTCACAATCATCTCTTTTGATCTAGCCGAGGAGAAATTTCAACGTTTATTGTCACCACCCGATATTTGCACGACAGAAAGAACCATTGACGTTGGGATTGGGACGACTATTGGGAATTCACTCTTCCTATATGTTTACGATTGGGGGCGTCATGAATTGCAAACAGGTATTGCGATAACAATATGGGTGATGAAAGAATATGGGGTTAATGAATCCTGGACTAGAACTGTTCAGATTCCTTCTTTAAGTTTATCTCCGCATCTTGAGTTCCGTTACAGACCGATTTTGATTTTAGAGAATGGTAAAGTTTTGATGAAGCGGATCAGCCATAGCACCCTGACTTGGATTTTAGAGAATGGTAAAAAAGTTTCGAAGATGAGCAGCGAGAGGAGGCAGCTGGTGTTGTATGATCCTGAGGAAAACAGTCAAAAGGAATATAGACGTCTTCTTCATGACTATGACTATCGCAACTCGCCCGTATTATACCTGGAGACTTTAGTGTCACCAAATATCGGTAGCTAG